GCTATATACAGATCATGATCTAGCTAGTGTTTCCACCCTTTAGAAAAGCCTTCTGGGGTGTAGGGCTCCAAGAATCCAATGAACTGCAGTGCAAATGTGGCAATCAATCAGTTACATGATTGAACATATAATCTGGAAATTGTAGCGAGCTAAAGTTCTGTGATGCATGATAATTATTGAATATAGAAATGTTGTCTTGGTGACaatgttttttttgtaaatgTGACAATGctcactttttttttggaaaagggaaactttattgatttcaaGAAGTTACATCAAGGTGATACAATGACTTGAAACTTGCTTGGCCTCCAAACCGCACACAGCCTAAAAAAGTCTAAAACACAAAAGGGGCAACAGAAATCATTGGTACAACTTATgagtattatttttgaacttCTTGGTGTCATAGTTAGTAAATGGTATTTTTCCTGCTTGTTTGAAGCATAGAAGTCAATAAGAAATTTGGAAGTGTGCCCAAGAAGAATCAATAGTTAACTGAGTTTATTACATATGAACCAAACTTTGAAGTCTGCAACTGGCAAAATAGAAAAACATTTTTTATACATGCTATAATCAAGGGATTGTGGAAATGAAAAGGACAAGTAAATTATTGAGTGCCTGGCCTTGATGAAGTTTACTAGTGATATCAGCTACAAATTTGTGTTGTAAACATCTCCATGGTTTTCAATTTCAGAAGCTTGAACTAATACAGAAAAATGAAAATTGATTTTACTTTACAGCACAGAATTTGAAAACCATAACTAGGGGTTGAGGTACACCATTTATGTCCATCAGCATCCAAGAAACATCAATCATCTCAATAAATAGGAAACTCCTacttgtacctttgcaccatcTTGAGACCATCTGGCGCCATAACCTTCATGCACACGGATTTCAAAAACAGGACCATATGGTTGAGTCAGATGAACATTCATCCAGCCACAATCACGTAACAAAGAGTCAATGGCTTCAGATGCGAGTTCGTTCTTGCTTGTATCTGAAGATACACAGTGCTACATTAAAATAGACCATAACagtattcaagaaaaaaatagacCATAATAGTAGCCTCCAACAGGCATGAGTATCAAGCTGGACCATATCTTTACCACTTCCACTAATGTCTCCGCACCGTCCTTTCGTACTCCTGTAAACATGTTTGGCCAATGCCCTTGCAGCATCAGTTAATGAACAACCTTTCACCTCCTATGAATAAGACAACCAGTCTCAGGTGAAAGACAAATTTTATGTGCTGAAAATTTTGTAATATACAAGAACAAGATGTTTGGATGGGACAACATGGAAATAAAATTggcacagagtaataagagttgaacgtacatttttttttgttaaggtAGAGTTGAACTTACATTTGGTTGGTGTAGTCTCATACAAGATGATATCAGTGTAGATCTTGGAGGAGGTAATCCATCTGGAACTGTTCCAGCTGTTCTGGCCATACCAAGGAGTCGACCCAATCCATCATAACTCAATCCCTGAGAAACATGTGAAGCAGAGTATAAACCTGTTAAAATATTGGCAAACTGCAAGTACGCATATCATAATTATTGAACATGATGGCAAGAAAAAGGTCTGTGCTGTGCTTTTATCCACATGTGTTCAACCAACAATGTTTTTCAACTAATATGCAAAGAGGAAAGTGAGCTGGCTTATGCTGAGTGTATTCATTATGATGGCCACTGTTAAATCATTGATTTATCATAAGAGAGTACATCCATAATTAttcttaaattttttattttttgttcctttttcctcttttgTTGTTTGAGGCGTTTTTCAGATCTTTGTTGTACTTATATGGTATGcttgtcctttttcttctcTCATTGAAAAAAAGGTACATCAATAATGATAATGAATAAGATGGCAACATGATTTGTGGAAcaaattttggaaaaaaaaaataaagagtgGCACTCACAGCAAGAATATCAGTCATAGTTGTGTAAGGCTGAGCTGATGGCTTTGAAACAGATATTGCAAAGACTCCATAAGACTTTTCCCTTTCCTCTGTATAGAATGTCCTGTATACTTTGACACCTGCAAAAGAGAGTTAATCATACTGTCGAGGAATCTACCAGATCTTTGAAtatcattttcaaaaaaaaagaggtgaTACTCCCATCAAATTAATTGTCATTAACTATGCCGTGTTGTGCTTGAATTATTTAATGAGTACATCGACactgtactttgttccagatcTCAAGGAACAAATGCAGATTAAACTATTCAGTATAACAAGCAACGATATCAATTTCCAGAAGCATTGGCTATGAAAGATCGAAGATGCAGTCATGCAGACTACATGAGAGTTGACCAAGTTTCAGAAGACAATGCACGAACCACTTCAATAAATTAAACTAATTACCTTCTTCTATTGATGAAATACCAGGAAGGACATTTGAGATTATCTCTGCTTGCAGCATCTCAGAGAATGAACTGTATTTCCTAACTGCCTGAAAAGGAATAAGCAGAGACCGACAActttgtaaaaaaaaagtatAAAATGAATGTCTGCATTGATTAAGAAATTAATTGCACATAAAGTATTCCTGAACTATAATCTAAtctattattttataattgagTCCACAGACATTTATGTTCCACACAAAAAGtaacatttcttcttcttttgcttAAGAATAAGTTACCTATATTATGAAAATGAAGTAAAAATATAAGTAAACATACTAAGAAGAGGTAATTATGTAGAAAATAGTGCTACCTCAACATTAAGCAATAGGCATTTATTGAATAGCAGCAAAGAACCTTGTGTAATCCTGGGACAAAGAGATGACAAAGCATGCATACATAAATAGATGACCACATTTGAGTACCACGTAATGCCAAACCATAAAAAATGTACATAATCCACATTAAGGGTCAATGATTTTAGGAAAGCTTTCTATATTGTAAGGACCATATATATAAGCATTGAGCCATCGAATCAGTAGGTTTTGTTGGATATTTGTTTGATCTTTACAAACTTTATTAAACATTTATAAAGTTCACAAACTATCTCAACATGCTATTTATCTGCAATGTTTTTGTATGTGCAGAATGTGAGATTTCCAAGCCAGAACAACCTGGACATACACTATCCAAAATCCAAACGTATTTGGAAACATAAAACTAGACTAGATTTGTTTCCATTTTCATATATATTGATATACTTCTGGTTCATCAACTTGATTGTGAGATTTTATTGAGTATAGCAACTATGAGTCTATGACTGTAAATTTGTTACAACATATATCCATCTCAAACATCCATAACCAACTATTAAACTTAAATGTGCATACCGGTTGTAGTTACCAGTCGCTAACCTCCCTTCAACTGTCTTGGCTTCGGCTGAAGGAATACATGCTTTAAGTTAGAAAAGGTGGTCATTAAGGACGTCCAAGGAAAGTGTTATTAATATACACACTTCATTCAAATATAAATCATTTTCTTACAAATTTCCCATATGAGCTGTCATCCacatgttcattgcaaaaagCAGAAATACTTACATCTTCACATGCTTGCAACAGGAGTACATCTAAGAAGTAATTGAGCATGATTTCAATGTACATTGGTCCAACTTATAATATAGAAACTCTGCCTTACAATAGCTGTTCAAACTATTAGCCAAGCATTGCCCGTCTTGTTAACAGATGAGTACAACAATGAAATTTATCGTTTCAGACCATTTGTTGTGTAAAGTGCACAGAAAGAACAGAAAAGGACAACCTTTTAAAGATTGCAGGAAAAAAAAGCATCACaaggaaagaaaaatatgaATGTGATTTGATGTTTGGAAATGAAAAGGAAATGCAGGACACACTTGACAAGTAGATAAGGATTTAGAGTTACCTCTGAGTTGAGTGAAGTATGGTTCCTGAACATGCAGCTCAAAGTCGACAGCATTGTACATCTGATGCATAAAAAATGACAAAATGATCAGTCACGAACATCTGATGCATAAAAAATGACAAAATGATCAGTCACAAACAAAACGAAAAGGGACCCCTCGTAGTCGTAGCCAACAAAAAAGGCATCCATATTGCAGGAAAACAAGGATTATTACTATCCTTGCAGCATTGAATTTCCACTATATTGCTCAGCTGACACTGCCCCAAAGGAGATATTATGTGCAATTTGCATGATTCAGTTCCTATAAATAACTCATGTACACTGGAAACAGGTTACCCTGCTCGTCCTGTCCGGTCATAAACATTGCTAGTGTGCCAAAAATTAGTCTTAAACATTGCAGCAAATGCATGGCTCCCTCCTCGAAAATTATGCACGCTGCAATAATTTATTCTTGCTTATATATACTAGAGAACAGATTAGCCCCAGATTCTTGACATACATACTAGAGAAATATTAACCTCAGAATTTCTAGCTTTTTCATCTAGCAACAGCAGACCGAATTCTACCAAATAAAGTCACGGCATCTCCATTCAAGTTTTTTTTAACTAAAAGATCCATGATTAATGCCACAGAAAACAGCTGGAACTGCAGCAACGAAAGGAGGCAGCGAAGAAGCTTTACAGCTTCTTCTTTTTTAACGAACTGGGCAGGAGCTATGCCTTTCAATTAAGAGGGAAAGAGTGAGTTAAAAAAGCTTTACCAGCTTCAGTTCGGCGCCtttctgcagcagcaccgcctCCCACTCCTCCGGCCCCTCCTCCCCAACCGGGATCCCGGCCACCGCGGGCGGCCCCGGGAGCCTCCCCTCATCGAGGCACTGCTCAATACCCGCCGCCAGCTTCCTGCACaggtcgccgccgtcgtcgagcaGGCGGGCGCAGTAGGAGGGCGAGAGGGGGAAGGCAGCCGGGCCGTCGTccggggcggcgccggcagcgtGGGAGGAAAGGACGAAGCGGAGGAGGTCGCTGATAGCCGACGAGAGGGGCACGCCGCCGATGCCCGGAGactgcgggcgcggcggcgccggcgaggtggtggGGTGGGAGATTGCCATTCACGTGATCTATGCCGGTCTGGGTGCACTTGCCGCCGGCGAAGAAAATGTCTGACTTCTCTGACAACGTCTGCGTTCTCGTCGAGATCAATGAAGTTTTCTTTACTCTTTTTTTATGCTGTCAACCAGCAACATTGTTTTTCTATAACACTAAATCAGCACCCGTGACCAGTCATCAGCCAACTAACATAGCACGGAAGACACTGGTACCAAAATTCCGATTCTTTTCTTAGGCTCGACATGGACACAAAATGTTACGAAAGATAAGTACCGTTATATGGCGATATGGGTCATATACTCTAACTGACTGGCTTATCTACTACTCCTAGCTCACTTCCATTATGCTCTCTTTTTTAGTTCATTCACTGTGAGGTAACATGAATGAATTCAGTGGTAGAGTTAGGGTTAGGATAGCCCACCTGAGATCCACTATTCATGTTCACCTTCGTCGGCGGTCGTTTGGTGGCTCGTTTTCTACCCGCCAGCGCGGATTTGCGTGCTATTGTCTGTCGTCGCCTGCCACTCGTTGCGGCACTTTGTCGCCTGTCGCGGCGACTGTCCCCACCGACCAGCCGCCTGTTGCGGAGTCATCGGCCGCCCTCCCGCACGTCGTGCTCGTCCACAAGTCGTCTACGCCCGCCCCTCTTCGCATCGCCTATCTGCGGCCGCCCCTATTCGTGTCCGCCTGTTCGCGCCCGCCCCTGTCGCCCGTCTGCTGGTGTTGTGCCTCTACTCTGCTGCTGTTCTGCATAACGGAAGAAGGGGGGGTGCTCTGCTATGATCTGTTGATTGTTCTACTGTGGTAACTGCTTTCTTGTATCACCCCAGAACAGCAGCAACATTCAACATTCTGGAGCATTACCACACAACACTACAGCTAAAATAAGCGCACACTAAAATGAAAAGCAAGAAGGAGCTACACAAAAGGGCAAGCACAAGCATCACATAAAAAGTTCAGATAGATAAAAGAAACACTGGAgtgaaataaaaattttataaactgAATCGCAGCAGAGAGTTTAAAACAACATCAGAGTCTCTGCATCCAAATAAGATATTAAAAATATTTGTTCAATATATATAGATAAGTGTGTGCACACGTGCTACTACTCCCATCCAACGCTACACCCTTCAACTCAAGAACCTGCAGAGAAGGAAAAACGTACGAGGTTTATGAAAAAACCTTGGCAAACAAACTGCTTTAACCAAGTCATTCAAATCACAGTTAGATTAAAAATTGGGTTACTAATTTGATAAAAAAGAAGTATCATACAAAAACAATATAAAATTGCAGGTAAAGATATATAAAAAACTTCATATCAATGCCTCAATGCACATGCAATTGGTACAATGCAATATATGACTTCACTTCTACCCACACATCCCAAGAAAATAAAGTGAGGGCTGCAACCGCATTGCTATATCTCAACGTGTGTTGCTGTACCGGTACTTACCGCACCAATCCGGCTACGGTTTCTTCGTATGCATATTCAATATGAGAGTGCAAATATATTATTGCAATGCATGAACTTCATATACCTCAAAAATTTATAGCTCCAAGAGCAATGTCACAAGTAAACAAACATATAAATCAAAAATAAAGATAAATTTAGAACTTTTCTGGCTAGTATGAGTTTCTAAAATTTCATATAGGCAATTCAAATAACATTTAGTGGAGACAATTTAAATAACGAAGTTAAAGCGAGTAGATCACGTCGCTACCATGGTCACAGAAATTGGGGTCAAGGATATTGTTCCTCCACCCAAAAACACCGATCCGGTCCCGAAAATGCGGGGTCATTTCTGTTTCCGCCTTGTAAAAACCTCTCACAAGTACGTATCTCGTCCCTCAATCCCATAGATCCCGAATCTTTGTGACTACAATCGCTACATTTACTTGCCTTTACTGAAAATCAAGAACATGGGCTAAGCGTAGTCCGAAGATGCACCACCTCTTCACAAATATAGctcaacacaaaaaaaacacaCTTTAAAATAAAAACATCAAGTAAACAATTCTACACCCGAACCCAACGTCCTCACGCCAACATATGCTAATTTACTGAAAATAGGAGCACTGTTGCTTCTCATTTTTGGAATCTTTAATTCTAATGGACAAAAATTCTCATCTTTTGCCACATGAAAGATAATTGCAGAacctacaactttctagttatCATCAACATTGGGTAAATTCGAGGCGATCCTTAATCTGACATTCTGATAGATTATGTAGAACAGTTCTACTGAGACAGTCATAACTGAAGCTCCAAAATTCGGATAAATATGATCTTTACCAATCTGGAAAGCTTATGAAATTCTCTACAACTCTTTTAACTACCAGAAAGTCCAAAAACGCACATTAACCGACACTGCCCAGAATTACGAGACTGAAAAACAGTCAGATTCCAACCTTAGCTTCTCTCTCATCTTAAATCCGATTGATGTGTTCTCTGCGGCTGTGAAAAGATCTCTAACTCTTCTCCAACTCATATAAaggtttgatattttttttaagATCATTGAGAGCACTAAAAACTGCCACGAACAGAAACTGCATAGATTGATTGTGAGCTGAGAAAAACGATAAGGGTTAACCCTTAACTCTAGTCCATAAGGCCACTAATACCGCTAATCTCAAGAGCTAAAAGCATCACATCGGTGTGCATTTTCTTTGTCCCGTTTTGGTTGAACAAAAAGTCTTCCGGTCCTCAGTGATGTTAGGCAGACCGTCATGGCCACGGGCCAGCTGGGCGACGACACAGGCCTCCCAAACGGAGGGCCCCCTAAGTAGTTGGGCCAAGGCGCCTCCAAGTAGGTGCAGCTCGGCAGCTGGGCACTCTACTCTGGCGAGTGAATCATCATCAGTGAAATAGAATACGCATCGTCATCCGATCACTGTCGCTGCTAGCTAGGGTTGGGCTGCGCGCTTGTGCGTGTGCATCCTGCATCCGCCGGCCGCGACCGTCGCGACCGCTAGGAGCCTGACAGCTGCCCGCTGGCCCTTGGCCCCTGGGAGGACCAACCAACAAGGCAACAAGCCAACAACAATGCCTGGCGCCCTGCGGCCCTGGGACACCACGCTCCACTCCACAGCAGGTTTGGtgttttcatttttcaatctcttctttttttgttaAGTGTGGTTTAAATTTGAtttacttttatttatttttattaaaaaCAAAAATTGCATAATTATATGAAAAAACATTAGTTATATTCAACATATTATTCTTATATATTTTAGGACCCCATTTTGCATTTCACCCTAGGGCCTCGAATTCCTGAAGTCGGCCCTACTGTTAGGTGATGGACACGTCGTAGTGGTCAAGGGTCTGGATGTGCAAACGCTCGTGAAGACTGTGATTTCATTGTCTCGGTAATAAAATTTGGGGTCGCCTGCTAAACAAATTCACTATGATAAAGGGCAATGTCAATAATGTGGTAGTTTTGAGGCAATAGAACTATAATACATTTCCTTTGTATTGCCCTACACAACATCTACATCTAAATACAATTTGGAAGAGCTGGAATTCTGATTCCATTTTGCAATTCATTGTCTCAGCAAAATACTGGAATTGAATTATAAACCAATATCAATTCCATGTTTCCAACTCAAATTTTGAGGTCCGGACAGACACTGTATTTGTTTCCTACATCAAGGTCCTCGCTCCTTTCTGTCATGTATTTAGTATCCTTTCTATTGCAAATGATCAAGATGTACATGTCTTCTCCTAA
This genomic interval from Panicum virgatum strain AP13 chromosome 8K, P.virgatum_v5, whole genome shotgun sequence contains the following:
- the LOC120644222 gene encoding uncharacterized protein LOC120644222 gives rise to the protein MAISHPTTSPAPPRPQSPGIGGVPLSSAISDLLRFVLSSHAAGAAPDDGPAAFPLSPSYCARLLDDGGDLCRKLAAGIEQCLDEGRLPGPPAVAGIPVGEEGPEEWEAVLLQKGAELKLMYNAVDFELHVQEPYFTQLRAEAKTVEGRLATGNYNRITQGSLLLFNKCLLLNVEAVRKYSSFSEMLQAEIISNVLPGISSIEEGVKVYRTFYTEEREKSYGVFAISVSKPSAQPYTTMTDILAGLSYDGLGRLLGMARTAGTVPDGLPPPRSTLISSCMRLHQPNEVKGCSLTDAARALAKHVYRSTKGRCGDISGSDTSKNELASEAIDSLLRDCGWMNVHLTQPYGPVFEIRVHEGYGARWSQDGAKFIGFLEPYTPEGFSKGWKH